Proteins from one Thaumasiovibrio subtropicus genomic window:
- a CDS encoding L-lactate MFS transporter, with amino-acid sequence MNTSKTKNRWLIALAAVGIHISIGSVYAWSVFSNPLHDAFGWDLKQISFTFGIAIFFLGASAAVMGHVVEKKGPRFTGLIAATFFGAGVAGAGVATMLESLYLLYFSYGVLGGIGLGVGYVTPVSTLIKWFPDRRGLATGLAIMGFGFASMIASPVIQALISSVGIPTTFFIMGGTYFVVMISAASYLERPPEGWQPDCMTQASAKKEVKPKACDCSQQDANDAVRTPQFWGLWIMIFINITCGIAIISAASPMAQEIAGLSAMQAATMVGIMGMLNGLGRLFWSSASDYLTRPNTFLAFFVIQIAAFTLLPSLSQALMFQLVVFLIMTCYGGGFSTLPAYIGDLFGTKQLGAIHGYVLTAWALAGLTGSSLAAFVRELTGSYTMTMYIFVGMLTVALMIAVAMKVYVAKTQRAIENAQGTETTKDMASA; translated from the coding sequence ATGAATACATCTAAAACGAAAAACCGTTGGTTAATTGCCCTCGCTGCGGTTGGTATCCATATATCCATCGGCTCAGTGTATGCATGGAGTGTATTCTCTAACCCACTCCATGATGCATTTGGCTGGGATCTCAAACAGATTTCCTTCACTTTTGGTATCGCAATCTTTTTCCTTGGCGCTTCGGCAGCCGTTATGGGACATGTTGTTGAGAAAAAAGGCCCTCGCTTTACTGGCCTAATTGCCGCCACCTTCTTCGGTGCCGGCGTAGCAGGTGCGGGTGTCGCCACCATGTTAGAGAGCCTCTACTTGCTGTATTTCAGCTATGGGGTATTGGGCGGTATCGGACTCGGTGTCGGCTATGTCACACCAGTTTCCACCCTCATCAAGTGGTTCCCAGATCGTCGTGGCTTAGCAACAGGCCTTGCGATTATGGGCTTTGGTTTCGCGTCTATGATTGCGAGCCCTGTCATTCAAGCTTTAATCAGTAGTGTGGGTATCCCAACAACATTCTTCATCATGGGTGGTACCTACTTCGTCGTCATGATCAGCGCGGCATCTTACCTAGAGCGTCCTCCAGAAGGTTGGCAACCAGACTGTATGACGCAGGCTTCTGCTAAGAAAGAAGTAAAACCTAAAGCGTGCGATTGTAGCCAACAAGATGCCAACGATGCCGTCAGAACCCCTCAATTTTGGGGCTTGTGGATCATGATTTTCATCAACATCACATGTGGTATCGCTATCATCTCTGCGGCGTCGCCAATGGCGCAAGAGATTGCAGGCCTGAGTGCAATGCAAGCAGCAACTATGGTCGGTATCATGGGAATGTTGAACGGTCTTGGCCGCCTATTCTGGTCGTCCGCCTCTGACTACCTGACACGTCCAAACACATTCTTAGCGTTCTTTGTGATTCAAATTGCGGCATTTACCCTACTGCCTTCACTAAGCCAAGCGCTGATGTTCCAACTTGTCGTGTTCTTAATCATGACTTGTTACGGTGGCGGCTTCTCCACGTTGCCTGCCTATATCGGTGACCTATTTGGTACCAAACAGTTGGGTGCAATCCACGGTTATGTATTAACAGCGTGGGCGCTAGCCGGTCTAACAGGTTCATCACTGGCTGCTTTTGTCCGTGAACTTACCGGTAGCTACACCATGACGATGTACATCTTCGTCGGTATGCTAACCGTGGCCTTAATGATTGCCGTTGCGATGAAAGTGTATGTCGCTAAAACTCAACGTGCGATTGAAAACGCGCAAGGGACAGAAACAACAAAAGATATGGCGTCAGCATAA
- the gloA gene encoding lactoylglutathione lyase, with protein MSNGRILHTMIRVGDLDRAIEFYTQVMGMTLLRKNENTEYKYTLAFVGYGDESEGAVIELTYNWGTDSYDMGNAFGHIAIGVDDIYTTCDAIKAAGGNVTREPGPVLGGSTHIAFVTDPDGYKIELIQNKSASQGLEG; from the coding sequence ATGTCTAATGGACGTATTCTTCACACCATGATTCGTGTCGGTGATTTGGACCGCGCTATCGAGTTCTATACCCAAGTCATGGGCATGACACTACTACGCAAAAACGAAAATACCGAGTACAAGTACACCTTGGCCTTTGTCGGCTATGGCGACGAATCAGAAGGTGCTGTCATCGAGTTGACTTACAACTGGGGTACAGACAGCTACGACATGGGCAACGCGTTTGGTCATATTGCGATTGGCGTTGACGACATCTACACAACTTGTGATGCCATTAAAGCAGCAGGTGGCAATGTTACCCGCGAACCAGGCCCTGTTCTAGGCGGTTCGACACACATCGCCTTTGTCACCGACCCAGATGGCTATAAAATTGAACTCATCCAGAATAAGAGCGCGAGCCAAGGTTTAGAAGGTTAA
- the rnt gene encoding ribonuclease T yields MTEIADHNLLKKRFRGYLPVVVDVETAGFNAKTDALLEICAITLTMDEDGWLKPATTMHFHITPFEGANIEKEALEFNGIRDPFSPLRGAVSEEKALKEIYKQIRKEQKIHGCQRAIMVAHNATFDHKFVFAASDRSKLKRNPFHPFATFDTAALSGLAFGQTVLAKACQAAGMAFDNREAHSALYDTERTATLFCEIVNKWKQLGGWPLGDIQTAEDNESIS; encoded by the coding sequence ATGACTGAAATCGCAGACCACAATCTACTGAAAAAACGCTTTCGCGGCTACCTACCTGTTGTCGTAGACGTGGAAACAGCCGGATTTAATGCAAAAACCGATGCGTTACTCGAGATCTGCGCAATCACCCTCACTATGGATGAAGACGGCTGGCTGAAACCAGCAACAACGATGCATTTTCACATCACGCCTTTTGAAGGGGCGAATATTGAGAAAGAGGCACTCGAATTTAACGGTATCCGAGACCCATTTAGCCCATTGCGAGGGGCCGTTTCTGAAGAGAAAGCGCTAAAAGAGATCTATAAGCAGATCCGTAAAGAGCAAAAAATACATGGCTGTCAACGCGCGATTATGGTGGCACATAATGCGACCTTTGATCATAAGTTTGTCTTTGCTGCCAGTGATCGCAGCAAGCTAAAGCGTAATCCTTTCCACCCCTTTGCAACCTTCGACACCGCGGCACTCAGTGGCTTAGCATTTGGACAAACCGTCCTTGCGAAAGCCTGCCAAGCCGCAGGCATGGCGTTTGATAACCGTGAAGCTCACTCTGCTCTTTATGATACAGAGCGCACCGCGACACTATTTTGCGAGATTGTTAACAAATGGAAGCAGTTAGGTGGTTGGCCACTGGGCGATATTCAAACAGCTGAAGATAACGAATCTATCAGTTAA
- the motY gene encoding flagellar protein MotY translates to MLLSLFAAPQTLAGRHYVATPAQSEWQVVVDTPLECRLVHGIPNYGDAQFSSRASKKINLDFELKMRRPMGETRSVNLVSMPARWMPGDVAERITQMQFFKQFDGYVGGQMAWALLSELEIGRFPTFSYRDWVNRDKQIEVSLSAVSFQNSYNQFSACIDNLLPYSFEDISFTVLNFEQGSEELNKPSQQRLTQIAEFVRYSDDIDLVLLATYSDSAQGTEVSQEMSEKRAKRLEEFFLSLGLPPDRIQVESYGQRRPIADNANPIGQAQNRRVVISLGRTII, encoded by the coding sequence ATGCTGCTTTCGCTTTTCGCTGCGCCACAAACGCTAGCGGGACGGCATTATGTTGCCACGCCAGCGCAATCCGAGTGGCAAGTTGTGGTGGATACGCCACTTGAATGCCGCCTGGTGCACGGTATTCCTAATTATGGTGATGCTCAGTTTAGCTCGCGCGCCAGCAAAAAGATTAACTTGGATTTTGAGCTGAAGATGCGTCGCCCGATGGGGGAGACGCGCTCTGTGAATCTCGTTTCGATGCCTGCGCGCTGGATGCCCGGCGATGTTGCGGAGCGTATTACTCAAATGCAGTTCTTTAAACAGTTTGATGGCTATGTCGGCGGACAAATGGCGTGGGCGTTGTTGTCAGAGCTAGAGATTGGTCGATTTCCGACATTCAGTTACCGGGATTGGGTGAATCGGGATAAACAGATAGAAGTGAGTTTGTCTGCGGTGTCATTTCAGAATTCCTACAACCAGTTCAGCGCCTGTATTGACAACTTACTCCCTTACAGTTTTGAAGATATCTCCTTTACAGTGCTTAACTTTGAACAAGGCAGTGAGGAGTTGAATAAGCCTTCTCAGCAGCGCTTGACGCAAATCGCCGAGTTTGTCCGCTACAGTGATGACATAGATTTGGTGTTGTTGGCCACTTACTCAGATTCTGCTCAGGGTACGGAGGTTTCTCAAGAGATGTCGGAGAAACGTGCCAAGCGACTCGAAGAATTCTTCCTATCGCTGGGTTTACCGCCGGATCGAATTCAAGTCGAAAGTTATGGGCAACGACGTCCCATTGCCGATAATGCCAACCCGATTGGTCAAGCACAAAACCGTCGCGTCGTTATCTCGTTGGGACGGACGATTATCTAA
- the nth gene encoding endonuclease III — MNNTKRVQILERLRANNPKPETELNWSSPFELLIAVLLSAQATDVSVNKATDKLYPVANTPQALLDLGVDGVKEYIKTIGLFNSKAENVIKTCRILLEQHGGEVPENREALEALPGVGRKTANVVLNTAFGWPTIAVDTHIYRVSNRTKFAMGKNVDQVEEKLLKVVPKEFKLDVHHWLILHGRYTCVARKPRCGSCIIEDLCEFKEKVYPDGE; from the coding sequence ATGAACAACACAAAGCGCGTGCAAATCTTAGAGCGTTTGCGCGCCAACAACCCCAAACCCGAAACGGAACTTAACTGGAGTTCGCCGTTTGAACTCCTCATCGCGGTCTTGCTTTCCGCGCAAGCCACCGATGTCAGTGTCAACAAAGCGACAGACAAACTCTATCCCGTTGCAAACACTCCTCAAGCCCTACTTGATCTGGGAGTCGATGGCGTCAAGGAATATATCAAGACGATTGGCTTGTTTAACTCCAAAGCAGAGAACGTCATCAAGACCTGCCGTATATTGCTCGAACAACATGGCGGGGAAGTACCGGAGAATCGAGAAGCGCTAGAGGCACTACCTGGCGTTGGTAGGAAGACGGCCAACGTTGTGCTCAACACCGCATTTGGTTGGCCAACCATTGCGGTCGATACACATATTTATCGCGTTTCAAATCGCACCAAGTTCGCAATGGGTAAAAATGTTGACCAAGTAGAAGAAAAACTCCTCAAGGTCGTCCCTAAAGAGTTCAAACTCGACGTCCACCACTGGTTGATTCTCCATGGCCGCTACACCTGTGTTGCACGTAAACCACGGTGTGGCAGTTGCATTATCGAAGATCTGTGCGAATTTAAAGAGAAAGTCTACCCAGACGGCGAGTAA
- the rsxG gene encoding electron transport complex subunit RsxG gives MLNAIKNNAKVLTIAAVLSTGLVAVTHYLTAPTIAHQQQQQLLKTLNEVIPSDIYDNDLANSCLMLTAPNALSSQTPMPAYLATKQGEPTAIAIETIAPDGYNGTIRLIVGIALSGEVLGVRVLEHAETPGLGDKIDLRVSNWVESFVGRLIDPSALAPWAVRKDGGQFDQFTGATITPRAVVNAVKRTGVYFLSEQATIVRAAEQCKESQ, from the coding sequence ATGCTCAATGCGATTAAAAACAATGCCAAAGTGCTTACCATCGCAGCGGTACTATCAACTGGCTTGGTGGCGGTAACCCATTACCTTACTGCACCGACGATTGCTCATCAGCAACAACAGCAGTTGCTCAAAACCTTGAATGAGGTTATTCCGTCAGACATTTATGACAACGACCTCGCGAACAGCTGTTTGATGCTAACCGCGCCGAATGCGTTAAGCAGTCAGACGCCCATGCCTGCTTATCTTGCGACCAAGCAAGGTGAGCCAACGGCGATCGCGATTGAAACCATCGCCCCCGATGGCTACAACGGTACAATTCGACTCATCGTGGGTATTGCGCTATCAGGAGAAGTCTTGGGTGTACGCGTGTTGGAGCACGCCGAAACCCCCGGACTTGGCGATAAAATCGATCTCCGTGTCAGCAATTGGGTAGAGAGCTTCGTCGGTCGTCTCATCGACCCTAGCGCGTTAGCACCATGGGCAGTGCGCAAAGATGGCGGACAGTTTGACCAATTTACCGGTGCCACTATCACACCGCGTGCGGTTGTGAATGCAGTCAAACGCACCGGAGTCTACTTTTTATCAGAACAAGCAACGATAGTTCGTGCCGCTGAACAGTGTAAGGAGTCACAATGA
- a CDS encoding tetratricopeptide repeat protein gives MNKKQLLAGLISCALFLPSACASTENSNSFTTATVSAETKSLREQGINLLYDAQNRSDVNEAIRLLKQSADGGYIEAITDLGDVYYEADYVEQDLEEALKWFLLAANREDTYGAYSAGFMYYNGEGTPVDYEQAFKYYLIAAEGGDDDSIEMVAHMYAEGIGVAKDPAKAAQWENTYYNDDSADDSALLALLAEAQNGTKEEQHEVGLMLVRESETLEAAEKGIALLEQLANAGDPDVMTDIADFYYEAVYLEQDYEEALKWFIKAGDLGDSYGAYSAGYMFYNGEGAETNYPLAAKYHTIAAKAGDMDSMFELAIMYDEGTGVEQSYKQSAHWYQQAAEAGHDGAMYNLGVAYDTGEGVSQNFEKSAYWYQQAADLGNSDAMFNLSVAYFNGEGLTRNRTKAMHYLDLAVNEGDAHALYLKGVLYRDGDEGLRRDYGKALELLEAAAIENHTSAQIAYGRMLEKGQGIEKDKIQALAWYYIAEANGDSDAEKRIRIIKRRMTQEEQQASMDLFDELAYHLL, from the coding sequence ATGAATAAAAAGCAACTTTTGGCTGGCTTAATCTCTTGCGCGCTCTTCCTACCTTCGGCTTGCGCGTCCACTGAAAACTCAAACAGCTTTACCACTGCAACCGTCAGCGCAGAAACCAAATCGCTTCGCGAACAAGGCATCAATCTGCTTTATGATGCGCAAAACCGCAGTGACGTCAATGAAGCGATCCGATTACTCAAACAATCCGCAGACGGCGGCTACATCGAAGCCATTACTGATCTCGGTGATGTTTACTATGAAGCCGATTACGTTGAGCAAGATCTTGAAGAAGCGCTAAAGTGGTTCTTACTAGCGGCAAATCGCGAAGACACCTATGGCGCCTACAGCGCTGGCTTCATGTACTACAACGGTGAAGGCACGCCAGTTGATTATGAGCAAGCGTTTAAGTACTACCTTATCGCCGCTGAAGGTGGCGACGATGACAGTATCGAAATGGTGGCACATATGTATGCGGAAGGCATTGGTGTAGCGAAAGATCCTGCCAAAGCAGCCCAGTGGGAAAATACCTATTACAACGACGACTCTGCCGATGACTCAGCCCTGCTAGCCCTGCTTGCTGAAGCGCAAAATGGCACCAAAGAAGAACAGCATGAAGTCGGCCTAATGCTGGTCAGAGAGAGCGAAACGCTAGAGGCTGCCGAAAAAGGTATCGCACTACTTGAACAACTCGCCAACGCTGGCGACCCAGATGTCATGACAGATATCGCGGATTTCTACTACGAGGCCGTGTACCTAGAGCAAGATTATGAAGAAGCGCTTAAGTGGTTCATCAAGGCAGGTGATCTTGGTGATAGCTATGGCGCATACAGTGCTGGATACATGTTCTACAACGGTGAGGGGGCAGAAACCAACTACCCACTAGCCGCCAAGTACCACACAATTGCAGCAAAAGCAGGCGACATGGACAGTATGTTTGAGCTTGCGATTATGTACGATGAGGGGACAGGTGTAGAGCAAAGCTATAAACAATCGGCTCACTGGTATCAGCAAGCCGCAGAAGCTGGGCATGATGGCGCAATGTACAACCTAGGCGTCGCTTATGATACTGGGGAAGGCGTCTCGCAAAACTTCGAAAAATCCGCTTACTGGTACCAGCAGGCTGCGGATCTTGGCAATTCGGACGCCATGTTTAACTTGTCGGTTGCTTACTTCAATGGCGAAGGGTTAACGCGCAACAGAACCAAAGCGATGCACTACCTCGATTTAGCGGTCAATGAGGGTGACGCCCATGCGCTGTACCTTAAGGGTGTCCTATATCGAGATGGCGACGAAGGCTTACGCCGTGACTATGGCAAGGCGCTCGAACTCCTCGAAGCCGCTGCCATTGAGAATCACACGTCGGCGCAGATCGCCTACGGACGTATGCTCGAAAAAGGACAAGGCATAGAGAAAGATAAAATCCAAGCCCTTGCTTGGTATTACATTGCTGAGGCGAACGGTGATAGCGATGCAGAAAAACGCATCCGGATTATCAAGCGCCGCATGACACAAGAAGAGCAACAAGCGTCAATGGATCTCTTTGATGAGCTCGCTTACCACTTGTTGTAA
- the rsxD gene encoding electron transport complex subunit RsxD, which translates to MAFLFASSPHDHNRKRTNEIMRTVILCCAFGIVAQCVFFGVGTLVQIAIASVTAVVAEAIAVACRRRPVWPYLRDNSALLTGVLIGIAIPPLAPWWIAVIGGIFAILIAKHVYGGLGQNLFNPAMVAYVVLLISFPVQMTTWQPPSSLMAEPVGMGDVFSVVFTGFDLEGFSANQLQLGIDGSTMATPLDTMKTALSSGFTASEALQNPIFGHLGGIGWVWINIGFFIGGLILIRLRIIQWHIPAGMLGSMFVLFSLSYLFGPDSSGSPLLHLFSGATMLGAFFIATDPVSASTTIRGRVIFGAMIGLLVFLIRSWGGYPDGVAFAVLLANMTVPLIDYYTRPRTYGH; encoded by the coding sequence GTGGCGTTTTTATTTGCCAGTTCACCCCATGATCACAACCGTAAGCGCACCAATGAAATTATGCGCACCGTCATCTTATGTTGTGCGTTTGGCATTGTGGCGCAATGCGTTTTCTTTGGGGTTGGTACACTCGTTCAAATTGCGATTGCATCTGTCACTGCGGTCGTTGCTGAAGCTATCGCCGTTGCTTGCCGCCGTCGTCCAGTTTGGCCCTACCTTCGCGATAACTCGGCCCTACTCACTGGCGTCCTGATTGGCATCGCCATCCCCCCGCTTGCACCTTGGTGGATTGCTGTCATCGGCGGCATCTTCGCGATTCTAATCGCAAAGCACGTTTATGGCGGCCTAGGTCAAAACCTATTTAACCCCGCGATGGTCGCTTATGTCGTGCTACTTATCTCATTTCCAGTCCAAATGACGACATGGCAACCCCCATCCTCATTGATGGCAGAGCCCGTCGGTATGGGCGATGTCTTTTCTGTGGTCTTCACTGGGTTTGATCTTGAAGGCTTCAGTGCCAATCAACTTCAGCTCGGTATTGATGGCAGTACCATGGCCACCCCGCTGGACACAATGAAAACGGCGCTAAGTTCAGGTTTTACTGCTTCAGAAGCATTACAGAACCCCATTTTTGGTCATCTTGGTGGTATTGGCTGGGTTTGGATCAACATCGGCTTTTTCATTGGTGGGCTTATCCTAATCCGCCTTCGTATCATCCAATGGCACATTCCAGCAGGTATGCTAGGTAGCATGTTCGTGCTGTTTAGCCTGAGTTATTTGTTCGGACCGGACAGCAGTGGCTCTCCCCTCTTACACCTATTCTCTGGCGCAACCATGCTCGGCGCCTTCTTCATCGCTACGGACCCAGTTAGTGCATCGACCACCATTCGAGGCAGAGTGATATTTGGCGCGATGATCGGTTTACTGGTGTTCTTAATACGCAGTTGGGGGGGGTATCCTGATGGGGTAGCATTTGCCGTTTTACTTGCCAATATGACGGTGCCCCTCATTGATTACTATACTCGCCCCCGCACTTATGGACATTAA
- a CDS encoding electron transport complex subunit E: MSEHKALMTNGLWHNNPALVQLLGLCPLLAVSSTVTNALGLGIATTLVLLGSNITVSLVREYIPKEVRIPVFVMVIASLVTCVQLLMNAYTFGLYQSLGIFIPLIVTNCIIIGRAEAYASKNTPKLAAIDGFWMGMGMTAALVALGALREVLGNGTLFDGADRLLGEWATVLRIEIFTSESNFLLAMLPPGAFIGVGLLIAAKNLIDEQLKKAAPKTTKPEIERVRVTGSPQ; encoded by the coding sequence ATGAGTGAACATAAAGCATTGATGACCAATGGCCTTTGGCATAATAACCCTGCCTTGGTACAGTTACTGGGCCTTTGTCCACTGCTGGCGGTTTCTTCCACCGTCACCAACGCGCTCGGACTCGGGATCGCGACCACTTTGGTGCTATTGGGTTCAAACATCACCGTCTCCTTGGTACGTGAATACATCCCCAAGGAAGTGCGTATTCCCGTCTTTGTGATGGTCATCGCTTCCCTTGTTACTTGTGTACAACTGCTGATGAACGCCTATACCTTTGGCTTGTACCAATCCTTAGGCATCTTTATTCCCTTAATTGTCACCAACTGCATTATTATTGGTCGTGCAGAAGCTTACGCCTCAAAGAACACACCAAAACTCGCCGCGATTGACGGTTTTTGGATGGGAATGGGGATGACAGCCGCACTTGTCGCACTCGGCGCGTTACGCGAGGTATTGGGGAACGGCACGCTCTTTGATGGTGCCGACAGGTTACTCGGCGAATGGGCAACAGTACTGAGAATTGAAATCTTTACCTCAGAGAGTAACTTTCTACTCGCGATGTTACCGCCCGGTGCCTTTATCGGGGTGGGACTCCTTATCGCGGCCAAAAATTTGATTGATGAGCAGTTAAAAAAAGCCGCTCCTAAGACAACGAAGCCCGAAATCGAACGGGTGCGTGTGACAGGTAGCCCGCAATAA
- a CDS encoding LysE family translocator, translated as MNFDTLAIYAVVSFFYIISPGPAVFLAIFNGAIRGMPFVVLGALGNVIGLFILSSLSISGLSAVLMASSTLFFIVKMVGAGYLIYLGIKQLMTAKHAKISLDSSLGDNQISYRQALKESTLVAVTNPKPILFFAALFPQFMDTSYPVMPQFFIMTFLFMSFSFLSLFCYGYLARAAKGLLSRGNGAKWFQRISGGIFVAMGASLMQLRSTS; from the coding sequence ATGAATTTCGATACGCTCGCTATCTACGCTGTGGTTTCATTCTTCTACATTATTAGCCCGGGCCCCGCCGTTTTCTTGGCGATCTTTAATGGTGCGATTCGTGGCATGCCTTTTGTTGTTCTTGGTGCACTCGGTAATGTCATTGGTTTATTCATTTTGTCGAGCTTATCGATCAGTGGGTTGAGTGCTGTCTTGATGGCATCTTCAACATTGTTTTTTATTGTCAAGATGGTTGGTGCGGGTTACTTGATTTACCTCGGTATTAAACAGTTGATGACGGCAAAACATGCCAAGATATCGCTGGATAGTTCGCTGGGTGATAATCAAATCAGCTATCGGCAGGCATTAAAGGAGAGCACGCTTGTCGCCGTGACGAACCCTAAGCCCATCCTGTTTTTTGCAGCGCTGTTTCCGCAATTTATGGATACATCGTATCCGGTCATGCCGCAGTTTTTCATCATGACGTTTTTGTTTATGAGCTTCTCTTTCCTCTCGCTGTTTTGTTATGGCTACTTAGCGCGCGCTGCCAAAGGCTTGTTAAGCAGAGGCAATGGTGCAAAGTGGTTTCAGCGTATCAGTGGTGGTATTTTTGTCGCGATGGGGGCGAGTTTGATGCAGTTACGCAGTACGAGTTGA
- a CDS encoding OmpP1/FadL family transporter: protein MSVKLKVATLAAAIASLHAHGAGFQVAEQSVSGIGRANAGEAAIADNAAVISRNPAAMTRFDTAQLSGGLMIVDTNIDVTDTDRNQTAHDVAPMAAVPATYYLKPINEKWWWGIAMFSQYGVATDYPDDFLHGDLAGNTSLITVNINPNIAFKVNDKLSLGFGLSLIYGDAELDRHLGGASGAFNGKPSDKLISMAGDTWAYGWNIGALYEVSDTTRFGLHYRAETELEFEGKFTDHQGIIIDGGVKGATVTGDLNVILPATFEFSGYHDLNETWAVHYSVFWTEWSKFTELKATNSKCNFNGLQNVCFFKEEKYDDAFRYAIGATYKHSDDWTFRAGLALDEQGGKPTLSIPDSDRFWYSVGATWQYSESLSFDAGLTYLTSDDISFKESGLLGETNFSSTGDAFVSGVQLNYTF from the coding sequence ATGTCCGTAAAACTCAAAGTGGCGACTTTAGCCGCAGCCATCGCGTCACTCCATGCGCACGGTGCAGGCTTTCAGGTCGCTGAGCAGTCGGTATCAGGTATTGGTCGAGCAAATGCCGGCGAAGCCGCCATCGCTGACAATGCCGCAGTAATTTCCCGTAACCCCGCCGCAATGACGCGTTTCGACACGGCCCAGTTGTCTGGTGGACTCATGATTGTTGATACCAACATCGACGTCACAGACACCGATCGCAACCAAACTGCTCACGATGTCGCTCCCATGGCTGCCGTCCCCGCAACCTATTACCTTAAGCCCATCAATGAAAAATGGTGGTGGGGCATCGCCATGTTCAGCCAATATGGTGTCGCGACCGATTACCCTGATGACTTCCTCCACGGTGACTTAGCAGGCAACACCTCACTGATTACCGTCAACATTAACCCCAATATTGCCTTTAAAGTGAACGACAAGCTGAGCCTTGGTTTTGGTCTGAGTTTGATCTACGGCGATGCTGAGCTAGACCGTCATCTTGGTGGTGCGTCGGGGGCATTCAATGGTAAGCCTAGCGATAAGCTCATTAGTATGGCTGGGGATACTTGGGCTTACGGGTGGAACATTGGCGCGCTCTATGAGGTCAGCGACACCACGCGCTTTGGTCTCCATTACCGCGCAGAAACTGAGCTGGAATTTGAAGGTAAATTTACTGACCACCAAGGCATCATCATAGACGGTGGCGTGAAAGGCGCGACAGTCACCGGTGATCTCAATGTCATACTTCCTGCTACTTTTGAGTTTTCCGGTTATCACGATCTCAACGAAACATGGGCAGTCCATTACAGTGTGTTCTGGACAGAGTGGAGTAAATTTACTGAACTCAAAGCCACTAACAGCAAGTGTAATTTCAATGGCCTACAGAACGTCTGCTTCTTTAAAGAGGAGAAGTACGATGACGCCTTCCGCTATGCTATCGGCGCAACATACAAACACAGTGACGATTGGACTTTCCGCGCTGGGCTAGCCCTTGATGAGCAAGGGGGTAAACCAACGCTCAGCATTCCAGATAGCGATCGCTTTTGGTACTCAGTCGGTGCCACTTGGCAGTACAGCGAGTCGCTCAGCTTTGATGCCGGCCTGACTTACCTCACCAGTGATGACATCAGTTTCAAAGAGAGCGGACTGTTGGGTGAAACCAACTTCAGTTCCACTGGTGATGCTTTTGTATCCGGCGTTCAGCTTAACTACACCTTCTGA